A single Nicotiana tabacum cultivar K326 chromosome 5, ASM71507v2, whole genome shotgun sequence DNA region contains:
- the LOC107776566 gene encoding uncharacterized protein LOC107776566: protein MDHDINEYELIPKTIRPFTAAREAKEIHFERSIIVSEDDILLHRKLNKNQLIAYNLITERIFSNKAGAFFIDGPGGTGKTFLYRALLATIRSMGYIALATITFGVATSILSDGRTAHSHFKFPIDIDENTSCNISKESSLAGLIRDAKLIVWDENELEKSKLSENMRAKTDPAFCDYLLRIGIGQERVNSADKIKIPDSLIIPYTTERESLDKLFVATYLNLDSLYSNSSCIDFHVILTTKNDIR, encoded by the exons ATGGATCATGATATAAATGAATATGAACTCATTCCAAAAACTATTAGGCCTTTTACGGCAGCAAGAGAAGCAAAAGAGATTCATTTTGAAAGATCTATTATTGTCAGTGAAGATGACATACTGTTGCATaggaaattaaacaaaaatcaactAATTGCATATAATCTGATTACTGAAAGGATATTTTCAAATAAAGCAGGTGCCTTTTTTATAGATGGTCCCGGAGGAACAGGGAAAACTTTTTTATACCGGGCTTTATTGGCAACTATACGATCTATGGGATATATAGCTTTGGCAACAATTACTTTTGGTGTTGCTACTTCTATTCTTTCAGATGGACGTACTGCACATTCACATTTCAAATTTCCTATTGACATCGATGAAAATACCAGTTGTAACATTAGCAAAGAAAGCTCACTTGCAGGGTTAATCCGAGATGCAAAATTGATTGTGTGGGATGAA AATGAacttgaaaaatcaaaattatCTGAGAATATGAGAGCTAAAACAGATCCTGCATTTTGTGATTATTTGCTAAGAATTGGAATTGGACAAGAACGAGTCAACTCAGCAGACAAGATTAAAATTCCAGATTCTTTGATTATCCCTTATACAACCGAAAGAGAATCTCTTGATAAATTATTTGTAGCAACATATTTAAATTTGGATTCATTATATTCTAATTCATCCTGTATAGATTTCCATGTGATCTTGACAACAAAAAATGATATTCGTTGA